A genomic window from Candidatus Sulfotelmatobacter sp. includes:
- a CDS encoding FliM/FliN family flagellar motor switch protein has translation MMEKVLNQEEIDAMVRRARSGGAAEMLLPSTPQVETWDIRRAGQIGREQLQAITTLHEGFARNLTHALGAYLRVAFSASLDSAEHLTYREFLQSIPEITYLASCRLDPPGVNGALQLDLKVAFPIIDLLLGGEGKGMAATREITEIEEQVLDSVARIVCRQLGLAWQALAVEVTFEERLKVDAAARLMPAEEKTLALSFEITMPDVRGGLRIAMPAVVSNALLRKISADWSPRPPRRAADSRQRLMRRLLDCPFQAELGAKEVRVAVSALAELAPGRLLSFARSAAEPASLLIAGQEMFRALPARRGANRAARVLSAVETTGPPPASAEKSGAKTGQEKSTGLRSSEMRSSAAKSTPEKSK, from the coding sequence ATGATGGAAAAAGTTCTCAACCAGGAAGAAATCGACGCCATGGTGCGCCGGGCCCGCAGCGGCGGCGCTGCCGAAATGCTTCTGCCTTCGACGCCCCAGGTAGAGACTTGGGATATACGCCGCGCCGGGCAGATCGGACGGGAACAATTGCAGGCCATCACCACCCTGCATGAGGGTTTTGCGCGTAACCTCACCCATGCTTTGGGCGCCTATCTGCGTGTGGCCTTCAGCGCCTCGCTTGATTCCGCGGAACATCTGACCTATCGCGAATTCCTCCAGAGTATTCCGGAGATCACCTATCTGGCCTCCTGCCGGCTCGACCCCCCCGGGGTGAACGGAGCCTTGCAACTCGATTTGAAGGTCGCTTTCCCCATCATCGACCTGCTGCTGGGCGGCGAAGGCAAAGGGATGGCCGCGACCCGGGAAATCACCGAGATCGAGGAACAGGTGCTCGACAGCGTGGCCCGCATCGTCTGCCGGCAACTGGGTTTGGCCTGGCAGGCGCTGGCAGTTGAAGTGACCTTCGAGGAGCGGCTGAAAGTGGACGCCGCTGCCCGGCTGATGCCTGCGGAAGAAAAAACTCTGGCTTTGAGTTTTGAAATCACCATGCCGGACGTGCGCGGAGGTTTACGGATCGCAATGCCGGCGGTCGTGTCGAATGCCCTGTTGCGCAAGATCTCCGCGGATTGGAGCCCACGCCCCCCGCGGCGCGCCGCCGATTCCCGCCAGCGGCTGATGCGCCGTCTGCTGGATTGCCCGTTTCAAGCCGAACTGGGAGCCAAGGAGGTACGCGTCGCCGTCAGCGCGCTGGCCGAGCTCGCACCCGGCCGCCTGCTCTCGTTCGCGCGCAGCGCGGCCGAACCGGCTTCGCTGCTGATTGCCGGGCAGGAAATGTTTCGGGCCCTGCCCGCCCGCCGGGGCGCCAATCGCGCGGCCCGGGTGCTGAGCGCCGTTGAAACTACCGGGCCTCCCCCTGCGTCCGCAGAAAAGTCCGGTGCGAAGACCGGCCAGGAGAAATCCACCGGACTGAGATCGAGCGAAATGAGATCGAGCGCAGCCAAATCAACTCCGGAGAAATCGAAGTGA
- a CDS encoding FliA/WhiG family RNA polymerase sigma factor has product MTKNTAAAYTAWQGSEERDRILLEQLPQVRYLARRIHERLPRHVPFEDLVHAGVVGLIDAFNKFDHSKQVQFGSYAKFRIRGAILDSLREMDWGPRELRRKARKLEEAHRKLSLELNRAPTENEVAAEVGMTLQELQHLLGELDSLEVGSLRIESPWDGKEEDLCDYLPSAPEDTPFFRCQRSEMKTLLARVIAELPEKEQQVLSLYYFEELTMKEVGSVLGIGESRVSQIHSLAVVRLRSRLEDVMTAGGRRGRSASASGD; this is encoded by the coding sequence ATGACCAAGAACACCGCCGCAGCCTACACCGCCTGGCAGGGCAGCGAAGAACGCGACCGCATCCTGCTGGAGCAGTTGCCGCAGGTTCGCTACCTGGCGCGCCGCATCCATGAGCGGCTGCCCCGCCACGTTCCTTTCGAAGACCTCGTGCATGCCGGCGTGGTCGGGCTGATCGATGCCTTCAACAAATTCGACCACTCCAAGCAGGTGCAGTTCGGCTCCTACGCCAAGTTCCGCATCCGCGGCGCCATCCTCGACAGCCTGCGGGAAATGGACTGGGGGCCGCGCGAGTTGCGGCGCAAGGCGCGCAAACTCGAAGAAGCGCACCGCAAGCTCAGCCTGGAGTTGAACCGCGCTCCCACCGAGAACGAAGTCGCGGCCGAGGTCGGCATGACCTTACAGGAACTCCAGCACCTGCTCGGCGAACTCGACAGCCTCGAAGTCGGCAGCCTGCGCATCGAATCGCCCTGGGACGGTAAAGAAGAAGACTTGTGCGACTACCTCCCCAGTGCGCCCGAGGACACGCCATTTTTCCGCTGCCAGCGCTCGGAGATGAAGACGCTGCTGGCCCGCGTGATCGCGGAACTGCCGGAAAAAGAGCAGCAGGTGTTGTCGCTGTATTACTTCGAAGAGCTCACCATGAAAGAAGTGGGATCGGTGCTCGGCATCGGGGAGTCTCGCGTCTCCCAGATTCATTCGCTGGCTGTGGTTCGGCTGCGTTCGCGTCTGGAAGATGTGATGACCGCCGGAGGGCGCCGGGGGCGATCGGCTTCCGCCTCGGGAGACTGA
- the tldD gene encoding metalloprotease TldD: MDQQISDKQVLNRQRFFFEHYGLTEHDLERYLAAALSAGGDYADLYFEYLSSTSLMVDESMVKSASQGISAGCGVRVVSGERTGYAYTDDLSSERILHAARTAALIASAPAKATVAGFQKAAARSLYPVTLPSVDADISAKVELAMRADKAARAYDPRIQEVRASYADELRNILVVGSDGTFAEDSQPLARMNVSCIAKTEGNSARGSSGGGGRVALDFFFGEKTPEFFARESARQAILQLDAREAPAGEMEVVLGPGWPGVLLHEAVGHGLEADFNRKKTSAFAGLVGKRVASEKCTVVDNGTMPWRRGSLNVDDEGEPTQETVLIENGILKGYLSDKLSSRLMGISDTGNGRRESYEHIPMPRMTNTYMLAGQDDPGDIIRSVKRGIYAVNFGGGQVDITNGKFVFSASEAYMIEDGQVTAPIKGATLIGNGPDVLTRVSMVGNDLKLDEGVGTCGKDGQAVPVGVGIPTLKIDRMTVGGTARKDPGGFMQ; the protein is encoded by the coding sequence GTGGACCAACAAATTTCCGATAAGCAGGTTCTTAACCGACAGCGGTTTTTCTTCGAACATTACGGATTGACCGAGCATGATCTGGAGCGCTATCTTGCCGCCGCGCTGTCGGCGGGAGGCGATTATGCCGACCTGTACTTCGAGTATCTTTCGTCGACTTCACTGATGGTGGATGAGTCGATGGTGAAGTCGGCGTCGCAGGGGATATCGGCGGGATGCGGAGTGCGGGTCGTCTCCGGCGAACGGACGGGGTATGCCTATACCGACGATCTTTCTTCCGAGCGCATTCTGCACGCGGCGCGCACGGCGGCACTGATTGCCAGCGCTCCGGCGAAGGCCACGGTCGCGGGTTTTCAGAAGGCGGCGGCGCGCAGCCTGTATCCGGTGACGTTGCCGTCGGTGGATGCGGACATCAGCGCGAAGGTTGAATTGGCGATGCGCGCCGATAAGGCCGCACGTGCGTATGATCCACGCATTCAGGAAGTGCGGGCGAGCTATGCGGATGAGTTGCGCAACATTCTGGTGGTCGGTTCCGACGGAACGTTTGCCGAAGATTCGCAGCCGCTGGCGCGCATGAACGTATCGTGCATCGCGAAAACGGAAGGCAACTCTGCGCGCGGTAGTTCGGGCGGCGGCGGGCGCGTCGCGCTTGACTTTTTCTTCGGCGAGAAGACGCCGGAATTTTTCGCGAGGGAATCGGCGCGGCAGGCAATTCTGCAACTCGACGCGCGCGAAGCTCCGGCGGGCGAGATGGAAGTTGTGCTCGGTCCGGGATGGCCGGGAGTTTTGCTGCACGAAGCTGTAGGGCACGGGCTGGAAGCGGATTTCAACCGCAAGAAAACTTCGGCCTTCGCCGGTCTAGTGGGCAAGCGCGTGGCCAGCGAAAAGTGCACTGTGGTCGATAACGGCACTATGCCATGGCGGCGCGGGTCTTTGAACGTCGATGACGAAGGCGAACCTACGCAGGAGACCGTGCTCATCGAGAACGGAATTCTCAAAGGATATTTGAGCGACAAACTTTCGTCGCGACTGATGGGCATCTCCGACACGGGAAACGGACGGCGCGAGAGCTATGAGCACATTCCCATGCCGCGCATGACCAACACTTACATGCTGGCTGGCCAGGACGATCCGGGAGACATTATTCGCTCGGTGAAGCGCGGAATTTATGCGGTGAACTTTGGCGGCGGGCAGGTGGACATCACCAACGGAAAATTTGTCTTCTCGGCGTCGGAAGCGTACATGATCGAGGATGGCCAAGTCACCGCGCCGATCAAGGGTGCGACGCTGATCGGCAATGGTCCCGATGTGCTGACGCGCGTTTCAATGGTCGGAAACGATTTGAAACTTGACGAGGGCGTGGGCACCTGCGGCAAGGATGGGCAGGCCGTGCCCGTGGGCGTGGGCATTCCTACACTGAAGATTGACCGCATGACCGTCGGCGGGACCGCGCGGAAAGACCCCGGTGGCTTCATGCAGTAG
- the fliN gene encoding flagellar motor switch protein FliN: MTDSTSPAPSPQAAPFLQAWTESVARVLGQIAGSPSPCIVVREAPAGIAPYSDGDSWIAGTFTGSLRGEMSLRLPPSSILQLARTIMGGTRDLSEAATAEAAISGEAAAGITAGDREAVLELLRQVAGLVASALKASWGEVQLHLEPSASAPSWPASSTSWLRAGGDPAAALIEVQLSAALVAALRVERTESAKSAMLSSASVPAAGEPRPEPGKVKLDLLMDVELAVTLRFGSRRLLLREVLDLIPGAVVDLDRQVHEPVDVLLDGRLLARGEVVVVDGNYGVRVTEVAPANS; encoded by the coding sequence GTGACCGATTCCACCTCGCCTGCCCCTTCGCCGCAAGCAGCGCCCTTCCTGCAAGCCTGGACCGAAAGCGTGGCCCGGGTTCTCGGACAGATCGCCGGTTCTCCGTCTCCCTGCATTGTCGTTCGAGAAGCGCCCGCGGGCATCGCGCCGTACAGCGATGGCGATTCTTGGATTGCGGGCACTTTCACCGGAAGTTTACGCGGCGAGATGAGCCTGCGCCTTCCGCCCTCCTCGATCCTCCAACTGGCGAGGACCATCATGGGCGGGACCAGAGACTTGAGCGAAGCGGCAACGGCGGAGGCTGCAATTTCCGGCGAAGCCGCTGCTGGAATTACCGCCGGCGACCGCGAAGCCGTACTCGAACTCCTGCGTCAGGTGGCCGGGCTGGTCGCTTCCGCTCTCAAGGCCAGTTGGGGAGAAGTTCAGCTCCATCTGGAACCATCCGCCAGCGCTCCCTCCTGGCCGGCTTCATCCACGAGTTGGCTGCGCGCCGGAGGCGACCCGGCGGCGGCCCTGATCGAAGTACAACTCAGCGCCGCGCTGGTGGCGGCGTTGCGCGTGGAGAGAACGGAATCGGCAAAATCCGCCATGCTTTCTTCCGCCTCCGTTCCAGCGGCGGGGGAGCCGCGCCCGGAACCGGGGAAAGTCAAACTCGATCTTCTGATGGATGTCGAACTGGCCGTGACCCTGCGCTTCGGCAGCCGGCGTCTGCTCTTGCGCGAGGTGCTCGATCTCATTCCCGGCGCGGTCGTCGATTTGGATCGTCAGGTCCATGAGCCAGTCGATGTATTGCTCGACGGTCGCCTGCTGGCGCGCGGAGAAGTTGTTGTGGTGGATGGAAACTACGGAGTGCGCGTCACCGAAGTTGCGCCCGCCAACTCTTAA